The following coding sequences lie in one Arachis hypogaea cultivar Tifrunner chromosome 9, arahy.Tifrunner.gnm2.J5K5, whole genome shotgun sequence genomic window:
- the LOC112710523 gene encoding FCS-Like Zinc finger 3: MASPLSSPSSSSSSSPRSNIFYYAGCEHHYEQPYFLQACFLCKKPLGQNRDIFMYRGNTPFCSKECRQEQIEIDEAKEKTLKLSSSKRGVRKSETTNQNSTSENTLRTGTVAVA; the protein is encoded by the exons ATGGCTTCTCCcttatcatcaccatcttcttcttcttcttcttctccaagatctAACATCTTCTATTATGCTGGATGTGAACATCACTATGAGCAGCCATATTTCCTTCAAGCTTGTTTTCTATGCAAAAAACCTCTTGGCCAAAACAGAGACATCTTTATGTATAG AGGGAACACTCCGTTCTGTAGCAAAGAGTGCAGGCAGGAACAGATAGAGATTGATGAAGCAAAAGAGAAAACGTtgaagctttcttcttcaaaaagGGGTGTTAGAAAATCTGAGACCACTAACCAGAATTCTACATCCGAAAACACTTTAAGAACAGGCACAGTTGCTGTGGCCTAA
- the LOC112710521 gene encoding ATP synthase subunit delta', mitochondrial — MFRRASTLLRRPLMGATSRRFSTDLPAAAVEDSSFVEAWKKVSPNVDPPKTPLAYMKPRPATPSSLPSKLTVNFVLPYASELSAKEVDMVIVPATTGQMGVLPGHVATIAELKPGVLSVHEGNDVTKYFVSSGFAFIHANSVADIIAVEAVPVDRIDANLVQKGLQEFTQKLNSATTDLEKAEAQIGVDVHSALNSALTG; from the exons ATGTTCCGCCGAGCATCTACCCTCCTTCGCCGCCCACTGATGGGCGCTACATCCCGCCGATTCTCGACGGATCTGCCGGCGGCGGCCGTAGAAGATTCGAGCTTCGTGGAGGCATGGAAGAAAGTGAGCCCAAACGTGGATCCACCAAAGACTCCATTGGCTTACATGAAGCCTCGCCCAGCCACTCCTTCTTCCCTTCCTTCCAAGCTTACTGTCAACTTCGTCCTCCCTTACGCTTCCGAACTCTCCGCTAAAGAG GTTGACATGGTAATAGTACCTGCAACAACTGGGCAAATGGGTGTTCTCCCTGGACACGTTGCAACGATTGCAGAGTTGAAACCTGGTGTCCTATCCGTTCATGAAGGCAATGATGTGACCAAGTACTTTGTCAGTAGTGGCTTTGCCTTCATCCATGCAAATTCGGTTGCTGATATAATAGCTGTTGAAGCTGTACCAGTAGATCGAATTGATGCAAACTTAGTCCAGAAGGGACTTCAAGAGTTCACTCAGAAGCTGAACTCTGCGACAACTGATTTGGAGAAAGCTGAAGCTCAGATTGGAGTTGATGTGCATAGCGCTCTCAACTCAGCACTTACAGGCTAA